In Candidatus Hydrogenedentota bacterium, a single genomic region encodes these proteins:
- a CDS encoding right-handed parallel beta-helix repeat-containing protein, with protein MPKASIAAFLCLVSVWVFAAEYHVAHDGNDGSPGTASAPFATLERARDAVRALKQGDGLPEGGVTVWIHGGIYSRLAPFCLGEQDSGTPGSRIAYRAVDGEDVHLIGGLELAGGEFQAVQDEAVLGRIDESARGQVVVADLRALGLADYGVFPDSYGEPPIVPEVFFDGQRMTLARWPNDGWAHITAVVESGPAPWRNHESKQPGAFQYEGDRPARWQSAPGVWLYGYWCFDWSSETIKARAIDTVKREITLLKPHVYGIGGGNPSPRRYMALNLLEELDSPGEYYLDRDAGKLYFWPPRPVMEGHVALSLTKEPVIQVENASHVTFRRLTVEMCAGDGIVMREGRENELLACTIRRTGHAGVLVDGGAKHGVRACDIYETGMGGLYIGGGDRTTLTPSEHTVFNNHIHHVGERKRTHAYHLHLSGVGIHVAHNLFHDAPHQSIGLAGNDHLIEYNEISHSGLESDDCGAFYMGRNPSERGTILRYNFWHHTGSERAHGSAAIYFDDGAGGQTVFGNVFYKAAGGTFGAVFIHGGHDNLVDNNVFIECSMAMRQAAWTDAAWRSFLDDEDRQNKLLRDVDITRPPYTEKYPELRGYMEWNGEPRLNKACRNIVCNCDAFIGGNWVIINNWVMRDEDPGFVDPQNLNFQLREDSVIL; from the coding sequence ATGCCGAAAGCTTCAATCGCAGCGTTTCTCTGCCTTGTCTCCGTCTGGGTGTTCGCCGCGGAGTATCATGTGGCGCATGACGGAAACGACGGCAGTCCGGGAACGGCCTCCGCGCCCTTTGCTACCCTCGAGCGGGCCCGGGATGCCGTCCGGGCACTGAAGCAAGGCGACGGTTTGCCCGAGGGCGGCGTGACAGTGTGGATTCACGGTGGAATCTACTCCCGGCTGGCGCCTTTTTGCCTCGGCGAGCAGGATAGCGGAACGCCCGGCAGCCGGATTGCCTACCGCGCCGTCGATGGCGAAGACGTGCATCTTATAGGCGGCCTCGAGTTGGCAGGCGGCGAGTTTCAGGCCGTCCAGGATGAGGCAGTGCTTGGGCGTATCGACGAATCGGCGCGTGGGCAGGTAGTCGTGGCGGACCTCCGCGCATTGGGGCTCGCCGATTACGGCGTGTTTCCGGACTCCTATGGTGAGCCGCCTATCGTGCCTGAGGTGTTCTTCGACGGACAGCGAATGACATTGGCGCGCTGGCCGAACGACGGGTGGGCGCACATCACGGCAGTCGTCGAGAGCGGACCCGCACCGTGGCGCAACCACGAATCCAAGCAGCCGGGGGCATTCCAGTACGAAGGCGACCGGCCCGCGCGGTGGCAGTCCGCGCCCGGCGTCTGGCTGTACGGTTATTGGTGTTTCGACTGGAGCAGCGAGACCATCAAGGCGCGAGCCATCGACACCGTGAAACGCGAGATCACGCTGCTTAAACCGCACGTGTACGGCATCGGCGGCGGCAATCCGTCGCCCCGCCGCTACATGGCCCTGAACCTGCTCGAAGAATTGGATAGTCCGGGCGAATACTATCTGGACCGAGACGCGGGGAAGCTGTATTTCTGGCCGCCGCGGCCTGTCATGGAAGGGCATGTGGCGCTTTCGCTCACAAAGGAGCCCGTCATTCAGGTGGAAAACGCTTCGCATGTCACGTTTCGAAGGCTGACCGTCGAGATGTGCGCGGGAGACGGCATCGTCATGCGGGAGGGGCGGGAGAATGAACTGCTGGCATGCACGATTCGCCGTACGGGGCATGCCGGCGTGCTCGTTGACGGAGGCGCAAAACATGGAGTAAGGGCTTGCGACATTTATGAGACCGGCATGGGCGGGCTGTACATAGGCGGAGGAGACCGAACAACACTCACCCCGTCAGAACATACCGTATTCAACAACCACATACATCATGTCGGCGAACGCAAACGCACGCACGCATATCATCTTCATCTCAGCGGCGTCGGGATTCATGTTGCTCACAATCTCTTCCACGACGCGCCGCACCAGTCAATTGGATTGGCGGGCAACGACCACCTCATCGAATACAACGAGATTTCTCACAGCGGCCTGGAAAGCGATGATTGCGGAGCTTTCTACATGGGGCGCAATCCGTCTGAGCGGGGAACTATCCTGCGGTACAACTTCTGGCATCACACCGGCAGCGAACGAGCCCACGGCAGCGCCGCGATCTATTTTGACGACGGCGCGGGTGGGCAGACCGTGTTTGGCAACGTGTTCTACAAGGCCGCGGGCGGAACATTTGGCGCCGTGTTCATCCACGGCGGCCACGACAACCTCGTTGACAACAACGTCTTCATCGAGTGTTCGATGGCCATGCGCCAGGCAGCGTGGACGGACGCGGCCTGGCGGAGCTTCCTCGATGACGAGGATAGACAGAACAAGCTTCTGCGCGATGTCGACATCACCAGGCCGCCGTATACCGAAAAATATCCTGAACTCCGTGGCTACATGGAATGGAACGGAGAGCCGCGCCTGAACAAGGCCTGCCGAAACATTGTCTGCAATTGCGATGCGTTCATCGGAGGGAACTGGGTCATCATCAATAACTGGGTAATGCGGGACGAAGACCCCGGTTTTGTGGACCCGCAGAACCTGAATTTCCAGCTTCGTGAAGACTCGGTCATATTGAA
- a CDS encoding carbohydrate binding domain-containing protein — translation MHRFLLSIFAIAAAFAGYPPAAQVSAETPGYFPFWVPPFDTEASFTDMSFLNPQPAGAAGRATIRDGHFCDAQGNRIRLIGSNLTFGGAFPPKDDAPKIAAHQRKLGMNVVRFHHLDMHTAPGGIWNQDRTAFDPEQLDRLDWLIYHLKQNGIYTNLNLHVSRTYPGIPGDLPRDFIFGKGIDNFYPDFIQLQKDYARDLLTHQNPYTGMTYAKDPAVLVVELNNENSLTDKSISALRGLPEPYLSVLVNMWRDWLKSTAGTTEALRARWLVADEPLADEVLANGTFSEDTQRWTFEQGGGSKLATEIVDDEVVPSKRALHVTTLKPGAEFWNLQFHQTGLNLEEGAPYTFSFWARADAPCEINANVRLDQDPWSGCGLALEVPVAAEWKRYEYTFKCEGSRPNHCRAGFNMNNRLGEFWFAEVSLRRGGWVGLPPDQTFEADNIPLPAGNAGPQVVQDFFRFLSDTECAYVREMMDFLRNDLGVGAFVCDTQASYGEIRGVYREAVHSDFIDMHAYWQHPHFPGKPWDGGNWSIPNTSMVAEPRGGTLSRLAWFKMANKPYTVSEYDHPAPNDHAVEMFPMLASFAAFQDWDGFYQFDYSSGTINPEEQRLSGYFTLWNHPGKLVFLPVAAVMFRMGGVRAGEDRLFVDIHADDAREHTAFGWNFLKDIAPVTYHRPAGFRWNPGTGGIAVPELAVPEPPLVSNTGEIAWQATPSERARYTVNTPSVRLAAGYIAGDEIQLGDLTLKVTKAEKNWAVVAIAALDGKPVAGSSRILVVAAGRVENTNMGWNEERTSVQSQWGTAPVVAEGIEAIVTLPAGKEAYALDGAGKPKGPVGLQPSPSGTVLAIGPQYQTLWYGITQ, via the coding sequence ATGCATAGATTCCTCTTGTCTATCTTCGCCATTGCCGCGGCATTTGCCGGGTACCCGCCGGCCGCCCAGGTCAGCGCCGAGACGCCGGGCTACTTCCCCTTCTGGGTGCCTCCCTTTGACACCGAGGCCTCGTTTACCGACATGTCTTTTCTCAATCCACAACCTGCGGGCGCCGCGGGACGCGCGACAATCCGGGACGGCCATTTCTGCGACGCCCAAGGCAACCGCATACGGCTTATTGGCAGCAACCTGACGTTTGGAGGAGCGTTTCCTCCCAAAGACGATGCGCCGAAGATCGCGGCCCACCAGCGCAAACTCGGCATGAATGTTGTCCGCTTCCATCACCTCGACATGCACACCGCGCCAGGCGGCATCTGGAACCAGGACCGGACCGCCTTCGACCCGGAACAGCTGGACAGATTGGATTGGCTTATCTATCACCTGAAACAGAACGGCATCTACACCAATCTCAACCTGCACGTCTCGCGTACCTATCCCGGGATACCAGGCGACCTGCCGCGGGACTTCATTTTTGGCAAGGGCATCGACAATTTCTATCCCGATTTCATCCAATTGCAGAAGGACTATGCGCGCGACCTTCTCACCCATCAAAACCCCTATACGGGCATGACCTACGCGAAAGACCCCGCCGTACTCGTCGTCGAGCTCAACAACGAGAACTCGCTGACCGACAAGTCCATATCAGCTCTCCGCGGACTTCCCGAGCCCTATCTTTCGGTTCTGGTTAACATGTGGCGCGACTGGCTCAAGAGCACGGCAGGCACTACCGAAGCGCTGCGCGCGCGCTGGCTTGTTGCCGACGAGCCCCTTGCTGACGAGGTCCTGGCCAACGGTACGTTCTCGGAGGATACACAGCGCTGGACCTTCGAGCAGGGCGGCGGCTCGAAGCTCGCCACGGAAATCGTCGATGACGAAGTCGTCCCATCGAAACGCGCTCTGCACGTTACCACACTCAAGCCGGGCGCTGAATTCTGGAACCTCCAGTTTCACCAGACCGGGCTCAATCTTGAGGAAGGCGCGCCCTATACCTTCTCATTCTGGGCACGGGCCGATGCGCCGTGCGAAATCAATGCCAACGTCCGCCTCGACCAGGATCCCTGGAGCGGGTGCGGACTCGCTCTGGAAGTGCCGGTTGCCGCCGAATGGAAACGCTACGAGTACACGTTCAAGTGTGAGGGCTCCCGCCCCAACCACTGCCGCGCCGGATTCAACATGAACAACCGGCTCGGCGAATTCTGGTTTGCCGAGGTGTCATTGCGCCGCGGCGGATGGGTCGGGCTGCCTCCCGACCAAACCTTCGAAGCGGACAACATCCCCCTTCCCGCCGGAAACGCAGGGCCTCAAGTGGTCCAGGATTTTTTCCGTTTTCTGTCTGATACCGAGTGCGCGTACGTGCGCGAGATGATGGACTTCCTCAGAAATGACCTCGGCGTGGGGGCTTTCGTGTGCGACACTCAGGCCAGTTACGGGGAGATTCGGGGAGTGTATCGGGAGGCGGTACACAGTGATTTCATCGACATGCACGCGTACTGGCAACACCCTCATTTCCCCGGAAAGCCTTGGGACGGCGGCAACTGGTCGATTCCCAACACATCGATGGTGGCCGAACCGCGGGGCGGCACGCTCTCACGTCTCGCCTGGTTCAAGATGGCGAACAAACCGTATACCGTGAGCGAATACGACCATCCCGCGCCCAATGATCATGCTGTCGAGATGTTCCCGATGCTTGCCTCTTTCGCCGCGTTCCAGGACTGGGACGGCTTCTACCAGTTCGACTACTCGAGCGGGACCATCAACCCCGAAGAGCAGCGCTTGTCCGGATACTTCACGCTGTGGAACCACCCAGGCAAGCTTGTGTTCTTGCCGGTGGCCGCAGTGATGTTTCGAATGGGTGGTGTTCGTGCCGGTGAAGACCGCCTTTTCGTCGATATCCATGCGGATGACGCCAGGGAACACACAGCCTTCGGATGGAACTTCTTGAAGGACATTGCCCCTGTGACGTACCACCGTCCGGCAGGTTTCCGGTGGAATCCCGGTACAGGCGGTATCGCCGTGCCCGAACTGGCCGTCCCCGAGCCTCCGCTCGTTTCGAACACGGGCGAAATCGCCTGGCAAGCCACACCGTCCGAAAGAGCACGTTATACCGTCAACACCCCGTCTGTGCGTTTGGCTGCCGGGTATATCGCTGGCGACGAAATCCAGCTCGGAGACCTCACGCTCAAGGTAACCAAGGCGGAGAAGAACTGGGCGGTTGTCGCCATTGCCGCCCTCGACGGCAAACCTGTCGCGGGGTCCTCGCGCATCCTCGTTGTCGCCGCGGGACGCGTCGAGAACACAAACATGGGGTGGAACGAAGAGCGCACGTCTGTTCAAAGCCAATGGGGCACGGCGCCGGTCGTTGCCGAAGGCATCGAGGCCATCGTCACCCTGCCCGCGGGAAAGGAAGCGTACGCCCTTGATGGCGCGGGCAAACCTAAAGGACCCGTAGGGCTTCAGCCGAGCCCGTCCGGGACCGTTCTTGCGATTGGACCCCAATACCAGACGTTGTGGTACGGAATTACCCAGTGA
- a CDS encoding cellulase family glycosylhydrolase, which translates to MRRPTLPIHARSAVLALTLAALANPSAGAQVLETSHPLLGMRPVPEGVGVNIHFYHGNENDLRMLEEGGLGIIRMDISWSGAETEAGKYDFSHYDRLVADMEARNIRILFIIDYGNPLYDGGLAPHTEEGRTAYARFCSALAGHFAGKPIIWELWNEPNIGFWKPEPKVEDYLAWCKAVVPAIREADPGACIIGPGTSGFPMTFLEDCFKGGYLELVHGVSVHPYRGSRQDPETARGDYDRLAAMIARYASEQGIMRDIPIISGEWGYTTTDIERELQGKYLPRQWLSNLSYGIPISIWYDWHDDGQDPKEREHNFGAVTWDYQPKPAYTAMKTLIGELAGYLPVGTVPTEKDGDFIAAFRKETAYKLAIWTTDEFSEIRLPDGLDAVSATDHQGQPVALPEGQVWRVTDAPIYLTLAENAPSWLGIFPLRAEAVQPAQAGAPQGVRIRFPVTNSAYKALTLQPVETDAEGIRGTWNSGETSLAPGASDVLIWQGTIARRDAPLLELPVAITCGAPGESSYTFKTHVSVPIANPLRATLGWRHDGMVVELASESAAPLDGQLLAEVDGKALPPVPVQLDAQQSQFFAFPSVTLSGGPKTAAVQLLDTNGDVAAEVAPMTYALVDAVEFPVGQDAREVFRLWDEGEEERTIALQGVIVDAPGENPPFTKAVKVDYAIEPGWCFWQWGPKENPELPVPQPDKAMLWVHGAQFSDRILCRVTDATGQTFQTGGVQKTGDGWELVEMPLKGPMGHWGGADDGVIHAPLRWTSYYLQDPAKVASKGTVCLTGVVVAWKPEEAARYEGRNLAPALLRIFPNRCGQARTM; encoded by the coding sequence ATGAGACGTCCAACCTTGCCGATACATGCTCGAAGCGCCGTTCTGGCGCTCACGCTGGCCGCGCTGGCTAATCCCAGTGCGGGAGCGCAAGTCCTCGAGACTTCTCATCCACTGCTCGGCATGCGACCCGTACCCGAGGGCGTCGGCGTCAACATCCATTTCTATCACGGCAACGAAAATGACCTCCGCATGCTGGAGGAAGGCGGTCTCGGGATTATCCGCATGGACATCAGTTGGTCAGGCGCGGAGACGGAGGCCGGGAAGTACGATTTCAGCCACTACGATCGCCTCGTGGCGGACATGGAAGCGCGGAACATCCGTATCCTGTTCATTATCGATTACGGCAATCCGTTGTACGACGGCGGTCTCGCGCCACACACCGAGGAAGGCCGCACGGCCTATGCGCGGTTCTGCTCAGCTTTGGCAGGCCATTTCGCCGGCAAACCCATCATTTGGGAACTCTGGAACGAGCCCAATATCGGATTCTGGAAACCCGAGCCCAAGGTCGAAGATTACCTGGCGTGGTGCAAGGCGGTAGTGCCGGCTATCCGCGAGGCGGACCCTGGCGCCTGCATCATCGGTCCCGGCACTTCGGGCTTTCCCATGACGTTTCTCGAGGATTGTTTCAAAGGGGGCTACCTGGAACTGGTCCATGGCGTGAGCGTGCACCCCTACCGGGGTTCCCGCCAAGACCCCGAAACGGCTCGCGGCGATTACGACCGGCTGGCCGCTATGATCGCGCGCTACGCGAGCGAACAGGGCATCATGCGCGACATTCCCATCATCAGCGGCGAATGGGGCTACACCACGACCGACATCGAACGCGAACTCCAGGGCAAATACCTTCCGCGCCAATGGCTCAGCAACCTCTCCTACGGCATTCCTATCAGCATCTGGTATGACTGGCACGACGACGGCCAGGACCCCAAAGAACGCGAACACAACTTCGGCGCCGTCACGTGGGACTACCAACCCAAACCGGCGTACACGGCCATGAAAACGCTGATTGGCGAACTGGCCGGATACCTGCCCGTGGGCACGGTGCCCACAGAAAAAGATGGCGATTTCATCGCGGCGTTTCGGAAAGAAACTGCATACAAGCTCGCGATCTGGACAACGGACGAATTCAGCGAAATACGGCTGCCAGATGGTCTCGATGCGGTCAGCGCCACCGATCACCAGGGACAGCCCGTTGCGCTGCCGGAAGGGCAAGTGTGGCGGGTAACGGACGCGCCCATCTATCTCACGCTCGCCGAGAACGCGCCGTCGTGGCTGGGAATCTTTCCGTTACGCGCCGAAGCCGTCCAACCGGCCCAGGCGGGGGCGCCTCAAGGGGTGCGCATACGGTTTCCCGTCACCAACTCGGCATACAAGGCCCTCACGTTGCAGCCGGTGGAAACCGATGCGGAGGGTATCCGGGGCACATGGAATTCCGGCGAAACCTCTTTGGCGCCCGGCGCATCGGACGTGTTGATCTGGCAAGGGACGATCGCGCGGCGAGACGCACCCCTGCTGGAACTGCCCGTCGCCATCACGTGCGGCGCTCCCGGGGAATCTTCGTACACGTTCAAGACCCACGTTTCCGTCCCTATCGCGAATCCGTTGCGCGCGACACTGGGCTGGCGGCACGACGGCATGGTGGTTGAACTCGCGTCTGAATCAGCTGCTCCTCTCGACGGTCAGTTGCTCGCGGAAGTTGACGGCAAGGCGCTTCCGCCCGTTCCCGTGCAGCTCGACGCGCAGCAATCGCAGTTTTTTGCATTCCCGTCCGTTACCCTGTCCGGGGGCCCCAAGACGGCCGCCGTCCAGTTGCTGGACACAAACGGGGATGTTGCCGCGGAGGTCGCGCCCATGACCTACGCGCTTGTAGATGCCGTGGAGTTTCCCGTCGGCCAGGATGCACGCGAAGTCTTCCGCCTGTGGGACGAAGGCGAGGAAGAGCGCACCATAGCGCTTCAGGGAGTGATTGTTGACGCGCCGGGCGAGAATCCGCCCTTCACCAAAGCCGTGAAAGTGGATTACGCTATCGAACCCGGCTGGTGTTTCTGGCAGTGGGGACCGAAAGAGAATCCTGAACTTCCTGTGCCTCAGCCCGACAAAGCGATGCTCTGGGTTCACGGCGCACAATTCAGCGATCGCATTCTCTGCCGGGTAACCGACGCCACCGGTCAGACGTTCCAGACCGGCGGCGTGCAGAAGACCGGGGATGGATGGGAACTTGTCGAGATGCCGCTCAAAGGTCCAATGGGACATTGGGGCGGCGCGGATGATGGCGTCATTCATGCGCCGCTGCGCTGGACCTCGTACTACCTGCAAGACCCCGCGAAAGTGGCCAGCAAAGGCACGGTCTGCCTCACGGGCGTAGTCGTCGCGTGGAAACCGGAAGAGGCGGCGCGATACGAAGGGCGGAATTTGGCGCCGGCGCTCCTGCGCATTTTCCCGAACCGCTGCGGCCAAGCAAGGACGATGTGA
- a CDS encoding MEMO1 family protein translates to MALPALRNIDAFPVEHEGETLIVVHDPEYYVEEQLVLSPIAFFIASQLDGLNEVTDIQYLLFQQTGGRVASEDQIREVVAHLDEHGFLESPRFEAISRGVRDSFAAGKTRPAFLAGKSYPDNVNDLRAFLDAMFTEPDGPGPVRREEIVSEKGVRCLIAPHIDFARGGSAYAHAYARLARGRKPETA, encoded by the coding sequence ATGGCACTTCCAGCACTGCGGAATATTGATGCATTTCCTGTCGAGCACGAAGGAGAAACTCTCATCGTCGTGCACGATCCGGAGTATTACGTCGAGGAGCAGCTTGTTCTGAGCCCGATAGCGTTCTTTATCGCCAGTCAGCTCGATGGGCTCAATGAAGTGACAGACATTCAATACCTCCTGTTTCAGCAGACGGGCGGGCGCGTGGCCTCCGAAGACCAGATCCGCGAGGTGGTTGCACATCTCGACGAACACGGGTTTCTGGAATCGCCGCGGTTCGAAGCTATTTCGCGCGGCGTCCGCGACTCATTTGCAGCGGGGAAGACGCGTCCGGCGTTTCTGGCGGGAAAATCGTATCCGGACAACGTGAACGACCTTCGCGCCTTCTTGGATGCGATGTTTACGGAACCGGACGGGCCGGGGCCGGTACGGCGAGAGGAAATCGTCTCCGAAAAGGGTGTGCGGTGTTTGATTGCTCCTCACATCGACTTTGCGCGCGGGGGGAGCGCCTATGCCCACGCGTATGCCCGTCTTGCACGGGGACGCAAGCCGGAAACGGCGAT
- a CDS encoding DUF5696 domain-containing protein: MKKALTCISFLAICGIICAQETVVNLPIGETLLADIGIYQVAYQSYGEDTVTMPASWTGHFHPVTGISYVPHERTLGRDAILLHSPWRIAPGKVWADYHLRLPQVAPITLSFGIAMGTIAAQPNHSDGVTFSAYVLANNEEMPLMREHYAQAEWKDFAFDLTPRAGQDITLRIQAEPGPSNNASFDYSYFGDAKILCGARSAGEESLLEHLTSTKAYLATRDTDIRPLCNASGNGVTPSNLLPHINAVTKTDTGYRFEYTADDCHLFYQYEPKAGTLDDFSVQIDGAPAFQPALGGGISGQLPGSDTPPSRLENGHIVSASLDENAKRLTLTWAYTVGNDTFEATWVFGIEGKALTINVDAEKPLVTAFSLGHNGGAPFRKTFDVPYLAGSVSYLTGQNVFACGYLDWTRSHASQCPQGGAVYESKTDGSRNPLHEEGYIAVSPNVQEVLPNIPHPPSPCMGLLGSKIMLDIWGHHKGTFAGDGENLRNLKDNGVDHLAIISHVWQRYGYDVQLPDHIPPNPAFGGREGMELFAQAANGCGYVWSLHENYIDLYPDAPSYEPSARVLRADGSPSPAWFNAGTGVQSFGLKCNRALEFAKANAPLIHEWFATNAAYLDVHTCVPPWHQLDHEAGQPMAAMALAKVKYDAELFQYMRDTHEGPLFGEGNNHFYWAGLCDGAEAQVSGGEDHLPFLDFDLLKIHPQMVNHGMGYYERWFRRGYDHRWGHDTGSVEQVDKYRAQEAAYGHAGFIGNAQTNNVQWVAKEHHMMHPIQRLYGISKPVEIAYAVGERYVPASIALVVGQTERQRIQYESGLTLWVNWAADDWQVEGYTLPQWGFLALGPGTRVSTLKVNGHFADYAECPEFVFADARTCFTMPYLSHVRDIEPRLKTFEYLGEGKARICYEWVVREDLDQDYQCFVHFTSDASGHNERIAFQQDHGLPKPTSQWRRGDIITDGPYEIAIPQGNGQSFEVLIGLFNGGRLPLKGIEDSRGRYLAAVLDVQQENGVIKNVRLGDLEEARQRYSAGKADFEAHVNPPGTWLDFGNLATDGSVKINKEPNRLTVFPYPRDREFGVELDLASFAAGAGVENLRVTALAAGSQDDMGPVAHELQGSRVEFRTGLKGCGRYVVEWQ, encoded by the coding sequence ATGAAGAAGGCGCTGACGTGTATATCTTTTCTCGCCATCTGCGGCATCATCTGCGCGCAGGAAACGGTGGTCAACCTGCCCATCGGGGAGACTCTTCTGGCAGATATTGGCATCTATCAGGTCGCGTATCAATCGTACGGGGAAGACACCGTCACCATGCCTGCGTCCTGGACGGGCCACTTCCATCCGGTAACCGGCATCTCGTACGTTCCCCACGAGCGCACACTCGGCCGCGACGCCATCCTCTTGCACTCGCCCTGGCGCATTGCGCCGGGAAAAGTATGGGCGGACTATCATCTGCGCCTGCCCCAGGTTGCTCCCATCACGCTGTCTTTCGGAATCGCCATGGGCACGATAGCCGCCCAGCCAAACCATAGCGACGGCGTCACGTTCAGCGCGTATGTACTGGCCAACAACGAGGAAATGCCCCTTATGCGCGAGCACTACGCCCAAGCGGAGTGGAAAGACTTCGCGTTCGACCTTACCCCGCGCGCAGGCCAGGACATCACCCTGCGCATTCAGGCCGAACCCGGGCCCAGCAACAACGCGTCCTTTGACTATTCCTATTTCGGCGACGCCAAGATCCTCTGCGGGGCCAGGAGCGCGGGCGAGGAAAGCCTGTTGGAGCATCTGACCTCCACGAAAGCCTATCTCGCAACGCGTGACACCGACATCCGTCCGCTCTGCAACGCTTCCGGTAATGGTGTGACTCCCTCCAACCTTCTCCCCCACATCAATGCGGTCACAAAGACGGACACCGGCTACCGGTTCGAATACACGGCGGACGATTGCCATCTGTTCTATCAGTATGAGCCGAAGGCCGGAACCCTGGATGACTTCAGCGTACAGATCGACGGCGCTCCCGCGTTCCAGCCCGCTTTGGGAGGCGGAATCAGCGGCCAGCTCCCCGGTTCAGACACGCCGCCGTCCCGGCTCGAGAACGGACACATCGTCAGCGCCTCGTTGGACGAGAACGCAAAGAGACTGACCCTAACATGGGCCTATACCGTTGGGAATGACACCTTCGAAGCCACATGGGTGTTCGGGATTGAGGGAAAAGCGCTCACAATCAACGTGGACGCCGAGAAACCCCTCGTCACAGCCTTCTCACTCGGGCATAACGGCGGGGCGCCGTTCCGCAAGACTTTTGACGTCCCTTACTTGGCAGGCTCTGTGTCGTACTTGACCGGGCAGAACGTGTTTGCTTGCGGGTATCTCGACTGGACCCGCTCCCACGCGTCGCAGTGTCCCCAAGGCGGCGCCGTTTACGAATCCAAGACAGACGGGTCGCGGAATCCTCTGCATGAGGAAGGCTACATCGCCGTCTCGCCGAACGTTCAGGAGGTGTTGCCGAACATCCCCCATCCTCCCTCGCCCTGCATGGGTTTGCTGGGATCGAAGATCATGCTGGACATCTGGGGTCATCATAAGGGCACTTTCGCGGGCGACGGCGAGAATCTCCGCAACCTGAAAGACAATGGCGTCGACCACCTGGCCATCATCTCGCACGTCTGGCAGCGGTATGGCTACGACGTTCAGCTGCCGGATCATATCCCGCCCAACCCGGCGTTTGGCGGCCGGGAGGGCATGGAACTGTTCGCGCAGGCGGCGAACGGCTGTGGCTACGTCTGGTCGCTCCACGAGAACTATATCGACCTGTATCCCGATGCGCCGTCGTACGAGCCCTCGGCCCGGGTGCTTCGGGCCGACGGGTCGCCCTCGCCGGCCTGGTTCAACGCGGGCACCGGGGTACAGAGTTTTGGACTCAAATGCAACCGAGCCCTCGAGTTCGCCAAGGCGAACGCTCCGCTCATCCACGAATGGTTCGCGACCAACGCTGCCTACCTGGATGTCCACACCTGCGTGCCTCCGTGGCACCAGCTCGATCACGAAGCCGGACAGCCCATGGCCGCTATGGCGCTCGCCAAGGTCAAGTACGATGCGGAACTGTTCCAATACATGCGCGACACGCATGAAGGCCCTCTGTTTGGCGAGGGCAACAACCATTTCTACTGGGCGGGGTTGTGCGACGGGGCCGAGGCGCAGGTCAGCGGCGGCGAGGACCATCTGCCCTTCCTGGACTTCGACCTGCTGAAAATCCACCCCCAGATGGTCAACCACGGCATGGGCTATTATGAGCGCTGGTTTCGCCGCGGATACGACCATCGTTGGGGGCACGACACGGGCTCGGTCGAGCAAGTCGACAAGTATCGCGCCCAGGAGGCGGCTTATGGCCATGCCGGGTTCATAGGGAATGCCCAGACGAACAACGTCCAATGGGTCGCCAAAGAACATCACATGATGCACCCCATCCAGCGGCTCTACGGGATATCGAAACCCGTTGAGATTGCCTACGCCGTCGGCGAGCGGTACGTTCCCGCCAGCATCGCGCTCGTAGTGGGCCAGACCGAACGCCAGCGCATCCAATACGAGAGCGGCCTCACCCTATGGGTCAACTGGGCCGCCGATGACTGGCAGGTTGAAGGTTATACCTTGCCGCAGTGGGGCTTTCTCGCGCTCGGACCCGGCACCCGGGTCTCGACCCTCAAAGTGAACGGCCACTTTGCGGACTACGCTGAATGCCCCGAGTTTGTGTTTGCCGATGCGCGCACCTGTTTCACCATGCCGTACCTGTCACACGTGCGAGACATCGAGCCGCGGCTGAAAACTTTCGAGTATCTCGGGGAAGGCAAGGCGCGTATCTGCTACGAGTGGGTCGTACGCGAGGATTTGGACCAGGATTACCAGTGTTTCGTACATTTCACAAGCGACGCCAGCGGCCACAACGAGCGCATCGCGTTCCAGCAAGATCACGGGCTGCCCAAGCCAACCAGCCAGTGGCGGCGCGGCGACATCATTACCGATGGCCCCTACGAAATCGCCATTCCCCAAGGTAACGGGCAGAGTTTTGAGGTCCTTATCGGGTTATTCAACGGCGGACGGTTGCCGCTCAAAGGCATTGAAGATTCCCGCGGACGCTACCTGGCCGCTGTTCTCGATGTGCAACAGGAAAACGGGGTCATCAAAAACGTCAGGTTGGGGGATCTCGAAGAGGCACGGCAACGTTACTCGGCCGGGAAGGCCGATTTCGAGGCGCACGTGAATCCGCCGGGCACATGGCTCGACTTCGGAAATCTCGCCACCGACGGCTCGGTCAAGATCAACAAAGAACCAAACCGCCTGACCGTTTTCCCGTATCCGCGCGACAGGGAATTCGGCGTGGAGCTCGACCTCGCGTCCTTCGCGGCCGGCGCCGGTGTCGAGAACCTGCGCGTGACGGCGCTCGCAGCCGGTTCACAGGACGATATGGGGCCGGTGGCCCACGAATTGCAGGGCAGCCGCGTGGAATTCAGGACAGGGCTCAAAGGATGCGGCCGCTACGTCGTAGAATGGCAATAA